A window of Nicotiana sylvestris chromosome 8, ASM39365v2, whole genome shotgun sequence genomic DNA:
AACTAAGGTGTTTGAAATAAAGAGAGAACATGCATCTACTTATCAAGGGACTCTCGACATAGCTTCCTATTTCAACAAACTTAAAAAACCCTGGGATGAATTGGGGGTTATGTGTACCAGCCATGCAAATTCTTGTGTTTGTGCTGCTAAGGACGGACTCCAGAAGGAGAAAGAAGAGGACAGGGTTCACCAGTTCCTCGTGGGTCTTAATGAGGTTTATATGGGGGTAAGAAGCAACATCTTAATGATGCAACCATTGTCATCCCTTGATACATTCTATAACATTTTGTTGCGAGATGAAAAACAGAGACAGGTTGTCCCCAATGCTCAACTTAATCCAGAATTAGCCTCTTTTAATGCAAATTTCAACAATAACAGATTCCCTTCTCAACTCTCATCTACAAAACAATATACACAAAGGGTGAACTTTGATTCAAGCAACTCCAATGCTACTTTGTATTGCAAGTATTGCAAGAAACCTTATCATACAATTGAGAAATGCTACAAATTACATGgcttttcaccaaatttcaaatTCACAAAGGGTAAGAAGTTTGGTACTGCTGCAAGAAGACTTCTGAACCTTCTGCAATGTATTCTCCTACTGATCAAAGCTCTTTGATCCCTAGTCTAACCAAAGAGCAGTACTCCCAGTTGATGCAATTGCTCAGTCAGTCTACATTAGGTGACTCAGGGTCCCAACCTATTCTAATGCGATCTGCCAATTTTGttggtagtttttcttcttttcctgtGTATTTAAATGGTAGTTCTACTATGCGCATGTTGACTAGTGTAGCTGGAAGGGTTTGGATAGTGGATTCAGGGGCAACTGACCACATGACTTCAAATAAGGACCTCCTTTTTAATATTACACCTCTTCATGTTCCTTACTTAGTTTCTTTACCTAATGGTTATAAAGTTAAGGTAACCTATACAGGTTCCCTTACTCTGTTACCATCTATC
This region includes:
- the LOC104249961 gene encoding uncharacterized protein — its product is MVNSTPDSSSSSSAYTPEPSSPLFLLPSDVPGVSLVVVPFSGTSFGGWRRSMIVSLSARNKIGFIDGSCTKHAVDSLQYRQWDRYAESVQYSETAESIWKQLNNRYGTVNGTKVFEIKREHASTYQGTLDIASYFNKLKKPWDELGVMCTSHANSCVCAAKDGLQKEKEEDRVHQFLVGLNEVYMGVRSNILMMQPLSSLDTFYNILLRDEKQRQVVPNAQLNPELASFNANFNNNRFPSQLSSTKQYTQRVNFDSSNSNATLYCKYCKKPYHTIEKCYKLHGFSPNFKFTKGKKFGTAARRLLNLLQCILLLIKAL